ATGCTAGATGAGTCAACTTAGAAAAGcttctttgaaataatttttggtttgCCCTGTGATATAGTGTATGAATAAAGTGAGAGTGAGTTTGTAATGATTTTGTGTGTTTCAGCCAGAGAAAATTGAGGGCTCCATATATAATGCCGTAAATGATGGTTCATTAGGTCTTGATACAGAGGTTGGAGCAGTAGCTGTTGGTTTTGACAGAGACTTCAACTATGACAAGATGGTTCGTGCTACCAGCTACTTAACAGATCCAGAGTGCTTATTCCTGGCAACAAACACAGATGAAAAATACAAGGTTGTAGGGACCAGGTACCATTTACCAGGTGAGTTCTTGTTGGCTGTTTAACTTTTgggttagttttttttaagtgataactCTCAGTCATGATTCATTTCACGCTGGTACTTCCATAAACCCCTCTGTTGACAGGCATTCATtgtacctttctttttttatgatggaTGTAAAGATTGTGTAGTATGCTATCTTAGGGGatagtatttttcataattaattgaAACAGATATCCATTTTCATGCCTTGATATACATGTGCTGTACAGAGGTTAACATAGTAATTAAAAAATGTTAACATGATTTATAAgtgaaattaaactgaaaataaaatatttagtaaacaATATAAGATTACAAAGTAAGTAATTCAAGACacaggaaaacaaaatgagaaaaggtcacagaaactaaaattttaatcAGTTTATTCAACAAACAGCAAGTGCACAGACATGAAAAAATTCAAAGTAGACAATACTATGACAACACAAGGACCAGAACTTAGGACCTGGTGTAATCGCTTAGGACCTTTGTTGATCTCACCTACACCATTCTACATCTTCATAGCAGATTATCTTCTTCTTGACATTCAGAATGGGGGAAAAGTGAGAaaagatttacagtatatacGGATGATTTTAGGTCACAGTACGGTTAGGAGAAATATAGTACTGTTTTGACCATTTGGCAAGGTGGCTTACTTGCAAACTTTTTGTACACCTCTGTTTAGGGGTTCTGTTTTTTCTGGTATCTTCTGTGGCATTTTTTCCTGTTCTTGAAACAATATATCTGCCAGACTTGGAATTTTCCTCTTAATAATGGAGTAGTAAGATGCATTTGTGAATGTGATTTACATGCACACCTGATCTGATAGTGTGCATCCAAGCAGTTTGGCAAATGTAAGTGCAGCCTGAAATGgcacattttttcagttttctgacaTTTTGCTTATTTCAGCTATCCAGAAATGGGATGAATTTTGCTTTATGTTTTGTTGATTCCATGTGCCCTTTCTGCTGTAGAAGCACGAATGGGTTTGGCACAGGCGTGAATGGACAAGCACAGAACAGTtgcaggggaagggggaggagactGAAGAGGACTCGCGTAACCTCTTACTTTGAGGGGCTACGAAGTCCCTCTTCCTCCAGTGTCTGATAGTGATGGATGGAATAGACGATGAAGATGAtgtggaagatgatgaagaagacgaGGATGGAGATCGAAGACGTCTCTTCTTAGAGTCTGGTAACTTTGTACGGTGGAACTTCTTCATAAAAATACCCTCGACTTTATTAAAAATAGTCTGTATGAGGGAGTCGGAAGGTGCAAACATGAGGGCACATGGATGGAATCAACTGCAATGACACGGATGAAGATAGCACATAGCAGGGAGAGGCAAGAGGCACTGACAGCTGCGAAGCCACCAAAACTGTCGCTCTGGAGGCTGACAGGAGGAGAGCCATTGTAAGATGAGATGATGTCACAGAAACAGTAGACCTGGAAACTGGGATGTGATGTGAGAGGATGTGCAGTGAGACAAAAGGCTGGAAAGGGCTGGTACCCCGGGTAGGCATAGAGACTCCCAGCACTCAATAAGCTTCTGATTATCTCCTCCTGAAAAGATTGGACAAGTGGGGGCTGCCTCCTCCCTCACAGGTTGGGAACTTACACCCCCCCCTAAAGAACAGGGCAGCCAAATCAATTCCCAGATCTCCTGAACTTCCAATTGAATTTTCTAAGTGCGAAGCAGTAGAAGAAATCAAGGGAGTAAATTCTTCCAGGGAAGACAAAGcaacgagaggagaaagaggagccaGAACAAGAAGGAATAGGTGCGCTCGCCGCTGTTGGGGAAACAAAGCCTTCCTCAGATGGCGTCCCCAATTTCCTCCTGTATCTCCTCTTcttaccaaaattcttccattgctcaggagaccaaacAATACACTCTGAACGTGGGTTACTTAAACTACAGATGTTAGATGTGCACCTGCTACAGGTAGAATGGGCATCAAATCCAAAGCAGGCAGAAAACAAGAGCAAGGATTGTTACGTATCCCAGGGCATTTTTGCTGAGGCTTGGGAAGCTTAGATGAATTGTGGGTTTGCATGTTCATcataaaaagcacaaaaatacgtggcacacaacacaaacaaataagaaagaaaaaaccagaaTGTTACGGCGTAATGTGggcaggaaataaacaaaaacaaccgGCTTCTGGGCAGATAGGGCAACAGTACTACCTGCTATAAAGGCAGTCAAAGAGAAACTGATGTGTTGTAGCTGAGGTGGGTTAAGGCAGGCTGGCTGTACCTTTCTCCTTTCTGCAATCTTGGCTAGCTAGCTCCCGttgccaccaaaatccttgtACCTATTTTTTAAGTGGACTTTACCAGGCGTTAGGGAATtctcccttatgttaagaccacaggtttgttagtaatgaaaaatacaaattgatttaaaatttgccattattcaaaataaaataaaaataattattagaaaaagtatTTATAACTTAGTAAAATAATGAGCAAATGTCTTTTGGGGCTTCTTAGATTGATTAGTGGAAAGTATGATAACaccacgaaacacacacacatacacacccaaaaacacaacacaaacaGTAGGAAGCTATAGGCTTAGGACAAAAACCGGCTTGGGGAAAGGAGAGCAAAAGCGAACGTCTGCTCTCCAAGGTGGTTGAAGAAAGACTGAGTGTGTCACGCGGTTCCAGCTGGGTCTCTTGACCTGCTTCCACCTCATCGGCATATCAGATGCCTGATGCCACAGACTCCTTGCATACacgattttgtatttttttgaacCGGTTTGcagctggcgccagaagatttctcctaatgttaagaccgaaggtttgttccACGTATGAACAACTAGAGTGAGGTCAAAGGAATGATAAGTTGGGTTGGCAATCTTTTATACAAATTGGTTTGAAAAACCAAGTTCCTTAGGTCTGTGAGTAAGTGCTTGTAAAATCAAGAAAGTAACAATTACACCAATGAATTACCCAAAAACATTGTAAACTCATAATTTTGAATCGCCATCTTTCACAGATAAAAAGTTTGTAGAATCTAAATTATTTGatgtaaaataaaagcatttagaGATTATTAGATAAAAGAAACTGTTGTAAAATGCTGATTAATGTGACAAAATTGGAGTGTTAGGCCGGTAACTGGAAAAAAATCAGGACTAGCAAAACATTTCAAGTAATGTATCAGAAGAGAGTGGACACTAGGATGTTTtagtattattttgatttttctttaccaAAAAGGCAGgatatcattattagtattgttgCTACAAATTGACCACTGAGTCCCATTTCTAGACTTAGAGAAGGATATTAATAATCTCTGTAACAGTAACCCTATTATCAGGAAGTGGAAATGTAAGGAAGGGTAGAATTTAGGGCTTACATAGCATTCAAGTTTGTATGTTGTGAAATACCGAAACTTCTAATTTTAGGACTTTTCATATTTGCATAGTAGTGAATAACCTGTATTTTTGTAGCTGCTGGCATTCTTGTTGCCTGTATAGAGCAATGTTCAGACCGGCCTGCACGTATCATGGGCAAACCTTCCATGAACATCTTTTATATGCTACAAGCACGTCATGGTGTCCAGCCAGAGAAGACCTTAGTTATTGGAGACACGTAAGTGTACCGTTCTTTTGGTGGTCAGTTGCTCTATTAACTCACTTAGTTTGTAGCAGATTATGtccaatttgtttaattttttattattaatgttaaccCTTCATTATTCCTACAAGAAATTGCTGTTGAAGCTTGGTTGTTCGGTATCTCGGGGAAACTAGAATATCAGTTTCAGTATGTTTTGTTAATCTAACTTGTATCTTTATATTAACATGCATACATGACGCTTCATGTTTGCTATGGTACGAAAATTAAAAGTGGTCATACAGTGTACAGTATTAACCTTCATCTTTAAAGATTCTCAGTTTGAATAGTACTACAGAAGCAGTTTGGTAGTTACTATAACCCTTTTGTAGTAGCACACATCCTATGATGCACAATAATGGCATAAGAGGGCTAGTGggcatatcatataaccattattttacACCAtgttatttgaatgaattttgtgggAAAGCATTCAGATCGCTTGAATGGGCCATGAATGACTATGACAACGCTCACCTCGGCTCAGGATATGAGGGAGAATAGTCTCCCTTGAGGCTTCGTGGGAGAATGTACTACACTTCTCATCCCAGTACatcttgtatacagtatatttgtccataaatatacttagtttgtatacagtatatttgtccataaatataCTTAGTGTTGCtgcttttcttatcttttatgaaattATGTAAGCTGTAgttgcaatttttaaaaaaaaaagtacacagaaTTTTAGGAAGAACATGTATAACTTGCAAAATGGTACATCATTTCCCCATGCCACTACATCTTGCATATGTTTGTCCATAAATATACTTTAGGATTGTTGCTGGTTTTAGTTCTCatcttttatgatattttgtgAGCTGTAATGGTAACTGTGCAAAATAAAGTACACAAAGTATTAGATAGAACATGTATAAATCACTAAAATTAGcgtatttttacaagtgtctcggaaatattcactttcaacttcctgtggcaggtacagaaaatttttgagattttttttataccatgagcatttgcttatcttctttccattgatatgttcttttttaaaattggcagaccttaaagtttgcccattCATGGGGTTTTGTTAATGTATACATAGGCTGGCCTGTAAGGGTCAAGAGAAGTCTCATTTATTGCTTTTGTAGCAGGgttgtttttgtgtatttctcCAGTGGGAgtgtcagctcttcctgctgTCAGCTTCCTCCTTGGTCTTCGAACTACCAAAGAGCAGGGTGTTAACGGGAGAGTCCTAAGAATTATCCTTCAGGATTCCCCATTAATGTTCCTTTTAGAAGGGACACTGATCTCTGTGGCCCTTTATTGGATTGAACACCAAGAGAAGCTGTCAGTTTTTCACAAGGTTTGTTACCAATCTTTAGCAAAACTTTCAGGGGAGGTGCAGAGTGGTTCCCTCCTTGTTGGTCAGTCTTTACTGAGGCCACCCCCCTGTGTGTCTGCTGAACTTGTTCATGCTTCACTAGTTGCCACGTATACTGAATGCTGGAGGTATGGTAACTCCACGGTAAAATATTATCTCCTGATGTTATCTAATGATCTGATGACATTTCAGAAATTGAACAATTGCTCTAGCAAAAATTGCCACCCAAACAAGATCTGACGCTTGCCTTTATGAAAGGTGTGGTAGACATGGTAGACACTGGtggtgaaattattttctttggaagAGACAGAAGTACTTTGGCCACCAAGAGAGAAGATAGCAGCACTTTCAAGTGCGTTTACATTTTTGTCATTCTAATTCTATCCTGAACGTCATGTTCTTTTCCTCAGCATTGAATGGAAAATATTCTCATCAGGTTATCCCCTGCAAGTGAAAAATAACTTTGATACTCCACAGCCTCATTAGGGGAACATGAAGTGACTGCACAGACAGCCAAGTCCCCCATACCAGTGTTGCTCATGTTTCATTGCCATTGAGAAAATTAAGCCGACAAAGACACTAAGAGAAAAACACAATCAAGAgaagacacaaaataaaaataaaagtacaaaattagCTGGCTGCTCATTCAAGTCCAACAGTCACATAAAGGAGAGAAGTGATATATCTGCTCTTTTCGCCAATTGAAGAAAAAGTGACTGGATAATATGGGTAGACTGGGGGAATTCTCCCACCCATCCCCATCTCTACTGTTCCGAGTTGGAAGGTTCGGTGTATGAATGTCCAGTGTGTGGACGTCAGGTGTCTGAGCACCCAGAAgctgataaaactattgaaatactcaggtgtgagcatttttagagtttttttggtgtttgaactatccaaataagcagttctaagtgtttttaagaggggttttaagtattcgcggattttagctactcGTGGgtgggtgtggtacgcatcccctgcgaatacggggggtgtACTGTAAAAGGCTGCCGcgtgagttagaaactatagctatgtaattacttcatgcgaaacaattttattatgaaaatgtcatttttcgtaaataaaaaattccactAATGACTGTGCAAGCCAAACTAAATAATTGTATGAATGTTTCTTATTCTGAAACCCCTacaaaaatacatgtaatttCTTGTTAGGGAATATAGTAATGATATAGATGCAGCTgtttaatacagttttttttcttttcaattaattGTACTATCTTGAAGTCATTCCAAGTGCTAATAAGCAATTATTTTCCAGGCTTAACACTGACATTATGTTTGGTAACGAGTGTGGTATGTGGACCATCTTGGTACTGAGTGGTGTATCCACCCTCCAGGATGCCCGCCAACTCTCCTGTACTCAGGATCCAAGAAAGCAGAAACAGGtgccattgttttatttgaattccaTTGGGGATATCATCAAACTTTTGGATGAAGCCACCAACCAAGTCAACGAACAAGAGCATTAACCCTTGTATGGTCAGACTTGCATTTGGGGTCGTTAAGTTCTTAAATGAGGAAAGGTTTTGCTTTTTagtaagaaaaaatcaaaatgtgcCTTAGAGGTGAGTATAGATCCtcaatttgtcaatttttttagcttttctctttaGAATGGTAGAATTTaccaaataattatgaattatcacatgaattttaggaaatatttacacagtataatatactgtataatataatagTTCATCAgggtttgattaatttaaattacttttatttccagTACGGTTGAAAGTGATGCTATGCATAATTACTGCATTACTTAGCATTTTCCAATTTATTCATGTACTGTCTATTTGGCAGAGGTTTTACAGTATGATGAAGTGCTGATGTGGATGAACACATAATGATGatcataataaatgtgaaaactCTTGAAAGCACTGGAAGCATTTTTCCTTTACACGAAGATGGAACACATATGacttatgaatacatatatgagtatattagTCCTGTATGTGTGAATTACATCATAATTTgcattaaattttgtttcctaaatttATTCAGGAACTAGGATTTTCTATAATTTTACATTCATGTATTCAAactaagttttgtataattttacatactgtacatattttagttatatttttactttgtcatGATCAGTATGTAGTGTACCTTTTcagtaattgtttttgttattatagtGACATAGTCACAGAACTATAATCTGAAATATAAAGGTGTGACATTACTATTGGATATTGTCAAGTCTAAGAGTTTGCAGGATTTCAGGGTCTCTTGTTTTGAGCATTACACTACTTTAATGATGGCTTTTGGAGTTAAAAGCTGGTTATCATTTCAAGGAAGTGTTTAGAGGCTTTTGTGCCAAGGTCATCTCAATAGCAAATGCTGAAATTCTCTTGAATGTAGGTTTTCATTATTTGGCATTTGTTTTTACATTCACTGTTTTCTAAGCAAGGCAAGACATCAGTGAGACTTTTGGCCCCAATACACATTAAATATGAGAGTGTAGTCAAGATTCAGTTTTGGTCAATGAAATTAGCCACTAGGCTAGGTAGGAAATTGATTGCTAAATATTCCCAAGGTGTTGCCTTTTTTGCTAGGGAGCAATCCATTTTAGTTACCCAGTGAGACTATGGCAGTGTAGTAAAGTGGTCTGTCACCAAAATTATTTCAGGTTTTTATTATACTGTTATTTGGTTAATAGATCGTGTTATGAAGGATTAATCCATGATTCCAGAGTAACATGGGTTTATTGAATTTAGTATACATGAGTTAGGTTTCGTGTTTTGCATAGAATGTGCTTTATATGTTAAACTAGCACTAACACAAAATGTGTGCAGCTTTAGGTgcttctaagtgtttttaggttTAAATAGTGGGAATAGCTTTACTGTATTTTAAGTACGGGAAAGCATTTAAAATTCAGCACTGTCAAAGATTTTGTAAAACTCAAGAATATTCAGTTTAAATTGAAGAAGAATGTACAGTGGTTTGTGCTATTCACTATGAAAGTTATTAGCACAGCAGCTATACTTTATGCAAAGGACAAAGTAAATTGTAACTGTATGAAGATATAAGGTTTGAAATTGTTACCTAACAAATCAGTAATAGTTTTTGCTGATTAAATCTGGGAAGTATATTagctcaaaattttatttctatgtaaagatttaaattttgtaaagactTCCCAAGTAAATAGACAATTATTGCATAGCACATACAGAAGTTGTGCTCTactaaataattttcatactttAGTCTTTCTTTAGTGCTTCCATACAGTTCAAAGAGAGTATCAGATTTAAAATGTAATTGTACAAGTGAAATTTGTACAGTCTTTTCATATCTATGCAGCTAGTTTATCAGAGTTCTTGATCTGTGATATAGCACAATTATGCAACTGATTTTTACAAAAAAGTTCTTGTAACTGtgatacataatataaaatcagttatattaatttatactGTTGTTCATATTGAACAGCTGCATGTTTAAGAAACCTAAGATGACAGATTGACATGAGATGGAATAATTGAGAATGTGTGACAGAAAGCTGTCAAAAAatgaattttgcttttaattttctttaaattttttgccattttatttctaTCAAGAAATAGTTACCCATAGGAATGCAGGATAGATTTGTCAAGGG
This region of Macrobrachium rosenbergii isolate ZJJX-2024 chromosome 39, ASM4041242v1, whole genome shotgun sequence genomic DNA includes:
- the LOC136825710 gene encoding glycerol-3-phosphate phosphatase-like isoform X2 — translated: MDVIPGARETVQRFHDLGKKVFFITNNSTKTQESYYEKCSTLGFHVEKDHILSAPYILAQYLKEIGFQKKVYVIGSPGLAEEMNKVGVRTTGVGPEKIEGSIYNAVNDGSLGLDTEVGAVAVGFDRDFNYDKMVRATSYLTDPECLFLATNTDEKYKVVGTRYHLPAAGILVACIEQCSDRPARIMGKPSMNIFYMLQARHGVQPEKTLVIGDTLNTDIMFGNECGMWTILVLSGVSTLQDARQLSCTQDPRKQKQVPLFYLNSIGDIIKLLDEATNQVNEQEH
- the LOC136825710 gene encoding glycerol-3-phosphate phosphatase-like isoform X3, producing the protein MLKLLICFCRLHAISTLSLCPFTDHILSAPYILAQYLKEIGFQKKVYVIGSPGLAEEMNKVGVRTTGVGPEKIEGSIYNAVNDGSLGLDTEVGAVAVGFDRDFNYDKMVRATSYLTDPECLFLATNTDEKYKVVGTRYHLPAAGILVACIEQCSDRPARIMGKPSMNIFYMLQARHGVQPEKTLVIGDTLNTDIMFGNECGMWTILVLSGVSTLQDARQLSCTQDPRKQKQVPLFYLNSIGDIIKLLDEATNQVNEQEH
- the LOC136825710 gene encoding glycerol-3-phosphate phosphatase-like isoform X1 is translated as MESPTLPMSMDRDSLHQLMGEIDTVLLDCDGVLWQGAQGMDVIPGARETVQRFHDLGKKVFFITNNSTKTQESYYEKCSTLGFHVEKDHILSAPYILAQYLKEIGFQKKVYVIGSPGLAEEMNKVGVRTTGVGPEKIEGSIYNAVNDGSLGLDTEVGAVAVGFDRDFNYDKMVRATSYLTDPECLFLATNTDEKYKVVGTRYHLPAAGILVACIEQCSDRPARIMGKPSMNIFYMLQARHGVQPEKTLVIGDTLNTDIMFGNECGMWTILVLSGVSTLQDARQLSCTQDPRKQKQVPLFYLNSIGDIIKLLDEATNQVNEQEH